In Treponema primitia ZAS-2, a genomic segment contains:
- a CDS encoding DUF4391 domain-containing protein: MINYFNLNKECIVNEESPKDEIITNIKDNNYKFDKLKIDRFNALVKTIKTLAVLNSENTNIEALSTSEFDYSEIIILEIELNYYSEVNDFFLFANLLGRHMPKLLVLLIKYENRYKIIVNKVRENKKNNLLTVVDDILITYWIYPDSPSEISKDIISKLNINKYQAANLFELYKSLNNNLRQFKCRHMTLYSNDFSYVLSNIFKLNTEDCEYLIECIKTKCLHEVSRPPLSKKYRDIYSSQNNRNTIARIFYDYEDVWYILNYHPELKNIMRRMEINNMRDLLDFSYERRRENQQQKTPWWSYSNDSVNNIEEKEIREVSKNTINHIINLDKSLIEEAIAFETGIGIGQNTNKAIEKYLDAFELGIRIIDHIINTDTMVKLAQNISVKYKNKKIESFELLIKASENGNAKAMLYLGRYYLESETKDYAKAIEYFMKAIALGDDNAIIELAKLCKENIDIIEYINDIKILMKTAGKFEDGIKLNKDYEIAFKLFEKAANLDDGEAQYSVGRFYEKGMFVSKDIQEALNWYTKASEKQIPYALEKIAYFLQHGVAGEKDIQKANHYYKKAAQGFQKMADRNDSKAQYLLGQLYKYGIGVKKDIPLFLEWNEKSTATGYKKAQYEYGYSYELKGNIPMAFGWYKKSAEQNYSKAQYKLGLYYEDQDEMDEAFKWYLKAAENGHIESMESLAFCYEKGEGIDKDLEKAKEWYSKAKNMKKY; the protein is encoded by the coding sequence ATGATTAATTATTTTAATTTAAACAAAGAATGTATTGTAAACGAGGAATCACCAAAAGATGAAATTATTACAAATATTAAGGATAATAATTATAAATTCGATAAATTAAAAATAGACAGATTTAATGCCCTTGTTAAAACGATAAAGACCCTTGCCGTGTTAAATAGCGAAAATACCAACATTGAAGCCTTAAGTACATCTGAATTTGATTATTCTGAGATTATAATACTTGAAATTGAATTAAATTATTATTCAGAAGTCAACGATTTTTTTCTGTTTGCCAATTTACTGGGCCGACATATGCCCAAACTGCTTGTTCTTTTGATTAAGTATGAAAATCGATATAAGATTATTGTTAATAAAGTACGCGAGAATAAAAAGAATAATCTTTTAACGGTAGTAGACGACATACTCATTACGTATTGGATTTATCCGGACTCGCCTTCCGAAATATCAAAAGATATTATTTCTAAATTAAATATTAATAAATATCAAGCTGCTAATCTTTTTGAATTATATAAATCCCTTAATAATAATCTAAGACAATTCAAATGCAGGCACATGACTCTTTATTCAAACGATTTTTCTTATGTATTATCAAATATATTCAAATTAAACACAGAAGATTGTGAATATTTAATTGAGTGTATTAAAACAAAATGTTTGCATGAGGTTTCAAGGCCTCCTTTGTCAAAAAAATATAGGGATATATATAGTTCTCAAAATAACAGAAATACCATTGCGCGTATTTTCTATGACTATGAAGACGTTTGGTATATTCTTAATTATCATCCAGAGCTCAAAAACATTATGCGTCGTATGGAAATAAATAATATGAGGGATCTTCTGGATTTTTCATATGAAAGAAGAAGAGAGAATCAACAACAGAAAACCCCATGGTGGTCATATAGCAATGATTCTGTAAATAACATAGAGGAAAAAGAGATAAGAGAGGTAAGCAAAAATACAATTAATCATATAATTAATTTAGATAAATCTTTAATAGAAGAGGCAATAGCTTTCGAAACAGGTATAGGCATAGGGCAAAATACTAATAAAGCGATTGAAAAATATCTTGATGCATTCGAATTAGGAATTAGAATTATTGACCATATTATAAATACAGATACAATGGTTAAATTAGCTCAAAATATTTCAGTGAAATATAAGAATAAAAAAATCGAATCATTTGAATTATTGATTAAAGCATCTGAAAATGGGAATGCTAAAGCCATGTTATACCTTGGCCGGTATTATCTTGAAAGCGAGACAAAAGATTATGCTAAGGCAATTGAATACTTTATGAAGGCAATTGCGCTGGGAGACGATAATGCCATAATTGAGCTGGCAAAATTATGCAAAGAAAATATTGATATTATTGAATACATTAACGATATAAAAATACTAATGAAAACAGCTGGTAAATTTGAAGATGGTATAAAATTAAATAAGGATTATGAAATTGCCTTTAAACTGTTCGAAAAGGCTGCAAATCTTGATGATGGAGAAGCGCAATACTCAGTGGGACGTTTTTATGAAAAAGGAATGTTTGTTTCAAAAGATATACAAGAAGCATTAAATTGGTATACAAAGGCATCAGAAAAACAAATCCCTTACGCCTTAGAAAAGATCGCATATTTTTTACAACATGGAGTGGCGGGCGAAAAGGATATTCAAAAAGCTAACCATTATTACAAGAAAGCGGCGCAAGGTTTTCAAAAAATGGCCGATCGGAATGATTCCAAGGCACAATATTTATTGGGTCAATTATATAAATACGGGATTGGCGTCAAAAAAGATATTCCTCTATTTTTGGAATGGAATGAAAAATCAACAGCAACTGGCTATAAGAAAGCTCAATATGAATATGGATATTCCTATGAACTGAAGGGAAATATTCCAATGGCTTTTGGTTGGTATAAAAAGTCAGCGGAACAGAATTATTCGAAAGCCCAATACAAATTAGGTCTTTATTATGAAGATCAGGATGAAATGGATGAAGCATTTAAATGGTACTTAAAAGCCGCAGAAAATGGTCATATTGAATCCATGGAATCTTTAGCATTTTGTTATGAGAAGGGAGAAGGAATTGACAAAGATTTAGAAAAGGCTAAAGAGTGGTATTCGAAAGCAAAAAATATGAAAAAATATTGA